The following DNA comes from Pristis pectinata isolate sPriPec2 chromosome 8, sPriPec2.1.pri, whole genome shotgun sequence.
gccacacacacacactactgtactatgtcttaaagggacattccccaaacagtaacctaatccataacacctcccacctaaaagaAAAATTTTTGATCTGCAAGAGCAAAAATTTTTAACCGTGCATATTATTAGTAAAGGAATgcgttaataattatcattctacacaattacagaatatcagattagtaaggacacatttttcccatttaacatcaggaaagatCATTGCTGATTGCCTTCCATGTTTCTTATCACGTGTTCATActtccattttatccattttcaaacatgttttgaaattacaaaattaattttttcacTTGTTGACCTTGTTGATATTGGAAATgttccaattttgtttcaatgtttctcaATTCAGTTTTGTTTACCAGCCTTGTTTTTCCATTGCTTTGTCTAAACTGACCCTCGTCACTCACAACTTTCCAATTTTCAGTGTCAACATTAACAGCCATTTTCTCAAAAGAAAGGCTTTCAATCTGGCTAGCCTTTCCCAGTCGGTTTTTAAATTTCTGACCATAgtccaacaaattcaaatgcaCCTCCTCATTAATCCATTGTTCCCCTAGCAATTCTAAAgttcctccttcttgatatccaCACACAAATTCGGAAGGACTGAATCCTAAGGAGTTCTGCACTaattctctcactgcaaacaaaagcaaatgacctccttcatcccaatcctttggcaAAGGGCTAACACAGTTCACAACcacctttgaaaagggttcaccaaaaacaGGAATAGGCTGCAAAGGAGCCACAAGGGAACTTAAAttaggtttacctaccatctcatcacttgagagtgctttttctctcaattcagtaagctcagagTCTTTAGCctgctccactataaattctttcctagacagagacaaatctttaaattcagactCAATACAAGGactttgatcctccagtgaagacagaaaagtctcggacaagtcatcataattttcatcCTGTTTGGGCTGTCACGGGGAACGACATCAGGCTGTACAGGACTATCGGTCTTGACTAATTCTTTAGCCCTTGCTCTAACAGAACTCCTTTGCTTCATCGCTAACCCATACTGtcgctgtttctccttttcctcaaccTCTATCTTCCTCATTTCTATCTGGGCATTTATCTTCAtttgctctgcctcagcctcaaacttcagccGAGTTAGTTCCAACTCTggtttcctttgttctgcctcagcctctaacttcagccgagtttgttctcgttcagcctctatctttgctagctgcacctgggcctcagaaatcactggttcactcccaggaaactgcTTTAACACGTCCTCCTCAAACACTTTCTTCTCCCATAacggccagctatcagtctctgaatatctgtctCTCTCATAAATTTCATTACTGCTTCAAGATTTAACTCTGCAGCAATCTTCACCAagtcaggcttcctcatcccctgcaatcctccagaggctggctttttcaaaaatgcctccattgttgctggtttccacacacacaaatcaatcaaaaagaaatttatcacaccgaccacaatcagttgtccaataagaccccaatttgttcaaacccagacctctagtaccagtctcgagttcgatttcagaccaccctcgtcaatcttgggatctatcccggatgagcccccaattttgttatgtaccagcaagaaaagaaacacaccaagtcatgtataagtgttagaaactattttattaataactacttatgataataagaaaaataaaagtaaaaatgctagaatgttagaagtaaaaatgttagatgttcaccattaaccccaaaactaaactcaaagtgtgtgtgtggcaaattcccaaactcctgaggaagtgaagggtttagaattgcaaccatacctataactggtaaacaaaaaatatatatatatgcatttatatttctctagcaaggactagcaaactGCTGACCCACTAATTAAGTTGGAATGtcaagtatgttaactgcctttgtttcgggtaatagaccattccgttatgtcagactatggcgatactgggtgtaattaacatcgaggtggaggcttggtttaaacaatgaagggtgatacctgcctttgaatgccttgattataactcaattatactaagacaagaggtgtgatagatgtctcgggatctctatagcttgaccgaaactcgcggcgccgtatgcatgggatgtgcatgacaattcctgtataaatgtctgtctgccctttgtgcggacagaactcgggaagcgacacttagtgagtgctgaagagaattctcctagcggtgcactgctaataaaggtatttgttcgaatcgacctcgtggcactgtgttacttacagcggacagaagggaaaaattaatttcgggacaaCACTCCAAGTCctggaatagttctcaaagttcagttcagcaagccataaggtgaaacatgagcaaaggcttttgcaaaaccaccgctGACTGAAGagtaaatgtagagagagaatagagacattacgaaatccagatgttccactatggaacccatatgacacctccttcactgatgatctccactgctttgttccaaagtatctgccaccccgaagggcattcgagacgtggctgtccacacaaatacctgtttcccactacaggttaatgacaaagtcgACTCCACCgctttattccaaaaatccatacatggattgtagtgacagacacagttattgtttttcatccatcgatacagagaccagcagacagtgtctctctttctcctctctttccttctttctctgactctgactgaaccaaaatgtcagcacatcgttatctcctgttgtcatggtgacgccacacacacacacacacaactgtactatgtcttaaagggacattcccctaatagtaacctaatccgtaataCAATGAAAGAGCAGAAATGTTAAATAATTATGCTGCTTCAGTAATTACAAACAGCACAAATCAGGTAGACCAGAACATTTCAGTGAAATCATATaactgtatttaaaataaaattaggcAGAGGTATTAAACTAGTTAAACTATTAAGCTAACTAATTTTAATGATAGCATAAAAACCTGGTTTAGATGGATTACTTCCATGCATTTAAGAAAATCTGGAAACGACAGTGGTGCTGCAAGTTGTATTTAACATTTGGTTAGAGAACTGGTAAGTGACTAAGGTTGCATGTAAATTCAAGAGAGGGTTTGCTGAGGCACCTGAAACAAGTCAGCTGAACAGCTGTTTGTAGAAAAAACTAAAAAGATACAGTAAAAGTCTAGAACACACCCCAACAAAAAAAACCCGATGGATTTCAGAAGAGATCAATCTCATCAAGTTATTTGAAGAGATAAGTAAGAGAATAGATGATACTTGCCCAGATTTCTGAAGGTTTTTGTTAACATCTTGCAGCCTcaagacttaatattgaattcaacagtttcaggtaaccagccttttttttttaagctgtatatttcagttttgtatccttatttcttttctcttctgtctctaactgcCAATATTTAAACTAATAGTCACCTTGACAATTTTGGTCACATCCTATTACACACATTTCCTCAGTTCTTTCCACCCTGCCCCCTTTCTGCAATTGAAAAatgcacttgttttctcacttatctagttctgataaagggttattgacctgaaatactgaCTATttctcccttcatggatgctgcttgacctgctgaaggCTTTTGACATTTCCTGCCTTTGccaaaattttataaatttgtggatgacactaaatttGGGGGAGGGAATGGTAAATGGGAGGATTGCAAGAAATTATAGGATGTTAAGTCTGCAGAGTGGGCAAATAGATGATAAATGAATTGCAATAGGCATATGTGAGGTACTACATTGTATTACAAAGCTTGGCCGTCTAATAGTTGAATAAGAATCTAAATAGATAGCAGAGCAAGGGGATCTAGGAGGAGTAAAGAAAGtcacacaactttaaaaagaaaGCCATTAAAAAGGAAATCAATTCCCAAGATTCATTtgcagaaaaatgaaaaagcCATACTAAATCAGTACTGAATATTAGCAACCGTGTACAGACCTGGACactcaaaatacagtgaaaagagcTGTGACCAAGAGCTCGAacagggaattaaaaaaaaacataagtaATAAGTGTCGAATTTGTGACCAAAGGAGTGGTTAAGCCCTAAATGAATTCAAAGAGAATATAGATAAGCCAATGGGGAGGAAGGAATCAGAGAGCTTTGAAGAAAAATGGGAGAATGAAGGACGGTTGAGAATAACATTGTTTTATAAAATGACAACGTTAGGTTACAGCAAAACTCGATCAAAACACCTGACCACTTTGGTAAGTTCTAATATGTGCTTATTATTTGTTTCAACAAGATAAGATTGTACTTCTCTGTAAGTTTCCCGTTTAAATGGGCATATAAAGGACAACATTGGTTACCGATTTTATCTTGGCTCATTTATAAATTGTTCCAAAATTCGATCCCTCAGCTCCAGGTCTGCTTCAGTTTGCATTAACTTGTTACGCCCAATACCCGCcagttttgactttttttttattcaggaaCTGACGACTGTAATAACGCAGCGAGTGGAAGACTCACCAACTCCAAATATAACATCAGTCTCCAATGCAATATTCGAAAAGCCACCAACCATTGCACGTTGTCGGATTGGGATCAGTGAAGGCGTCACCGTCACACACCCACCACGGGTTCCCGCTCCTTTGGTAAAGTGCCACAGCGAAACGTTTCCCCGGTGTGCTGTAAACCCCGTTCCGGTCTCAAACAACACCCCAGAAAGCAATGAGACAGAGACTAACTTTTTTTACATTGCTAATTTTATCCGCAGAAAATCTGACTAGCTTTACACTTTTTTCCCTTAATTGTATCTATAAAGGACAAGTTACTTTGCAATGAAAGTAATGATTGATGAAACATGAACTTTGAGGGGTAATTCCCCTGAACTAATGATTGCAATTTGACCTTATCAATATGGCACCCTGGGCCTTTGTAATGGTGGTGCATTATTCCTCAACCTTTTCAACTCGTGAATCCTCTGGCATCGCCCAATGCCTCAAATCCATTCTCTAGCTGAATCTGATGGCCTGTGCCCAATTCTACTCTGAGCAAATGTAGATGGAGAAACTTGTGCACTGGCTTCTCTTCCCACTTTCCATTATTATGGAGTTTACTAAAAATCTACCTTGGTCCTTctctatacagctgcaatagTCAAAACAAGTTCCACATAAGCACATTATCACCGTTTAACTTCATTACTGTCTACATTGTCAGTCTGCTTATCTAAAAGTTAATCCTTGACGAGATGGAATTTCATCCAATTAAAAAAGACCTAAGCCACTGGGTCAGAACTTGCTGTCAAAATGCAGAGGTTAGCAGTATTGTTGTTTTAGAGAATTATCACAGCACTTTCAATCAAGGGGAAAAGCGCAATTGATTGAAAGAAATCAAAGATGACTCTCAGATATGTCTCACTGCCCTTAACTCGGCACACATTTCATGCCTTGACAATGCATTAAACGTGAAACTTCTTTACTGCAAGTGGTAGTGCATCCCTACCAGCTACATATATCCCACATCCTGGGAGTTCTCTACCAATATTTTTGAACACATCTATATatgaggttccagcactgatccttgtacaCCAATGAATCCCATGTCTCCATGAATCCCACATGCCTTtatcttctggattagcctaccctgagggaccttgtcaaaagctttactgaagtccatgcatataacatccattgccctaccctcaacaATCATCtatatcacttcctcaaaaaaaaaactcagtctgtatgacctcccctgcacaaaactatgctgaccatccctaatacaTCTATGCTTTCCCAGATGcaggtagatcctatccctaataatcttcaccaataatttccctaccactgatgtaaggctcactggcctatgatTTCTTATTTTGTccccattgcccttcttaaacagaagaaCAACATTTCTAAGGGATAAAAGTTACTTACAGAATGTAACTTACACTAAATAAAATAAACCAATGAGCCATTTGTTTACACATTATCTGAAAATGACAACAACTGTTAATCAGTTTCCTTTATTAAAGACTTTTACAAACTTCATACCCAAGATAAATAGCCATTGACATCGATTTAGTCATGAAGTTCTGGTGCCATTCCAACAAGAAACAGGGATCAGTGCAAAGTGAGAGCTTTAATGCAATGTGTTCACATTGGTACTAAAATGTGGTGGTACTAAAAATATGGGACTTGCTCTGAAAATGGCAAAGAAAACAATGCCACACTTTTTAGAGGAACAAGCCAGCTATAACATGAATCCTCTTATGGTTGAACCAGGGTTCCTACTTACATCAACACAACTcctttaaatgaatacttctggtTTGATTCTACAGAAGAGCTACTAGATCTCTGCCTTGTTAACTTGTCAAAATTAGTGTAGAGACCTGATCATTAAAATTAATTGTAGTTGCTAATATGATTAGGAGAGCAGTGCAATCTCATCCACTGAATGTACACCTAACCCAAAAATGACCCCTGGATTTTTGAGTTGGATTGATATTATCTCAAATTAAATAGAGGTAGgaaatcaataaaataaaaatacatcaatTTATTTGCTGcacatttcttttaaatcagAATAATTCAAAAACTGgagtaaacaaaaagaaaaaaatgcaattttacaAATTCTTCTGGTGTACTGTTTATAGCAATGTATTCAATGCCAATGCAATTGGTTGAGAAGGGCTGTAATCTTGTTGAAACATTTCTTCATACAGGATGGTTCAGTGATTGCACCTCATCTAAGCACTCAGTGTAGGAATCCTTATACTCTTCGTGAAGTTTGATCAATATTGCACACGTTGGCCGCTTGGTTCCTGCAGCAGCTCCCAAATCCTACACAAAAACACAAATATCATTTGAACTTAATGAGCAAGTCACTTGTGTAAACATAACAGCAAATCACTGATTGTGATCTGATAAACAGAATACTTCAGCATATGTGTTGCAATAGACTGAAAAAAGTTCTTGATGTCCAACTATAATTTgcattccagtttcctccaataGCTTTTAATTCTTACGTTTAGCTATGATACAAGCCTAATACATGTGGAATAACCCTACGCAAATTTCATGCAACACCAAACAGCTTCATCCAACTAAATTTTTGCTTCAAACTTGCCACATTTGCATTATTTTCGGTGTTAGATTTTCCGTAGTCATTACCCATTCATCTGCAAAGTTTTCTCTGTGTTCATTTGTAGAAACTATCACCATGTTTTTATATTATAGAAAAAGAAATAGGTCTTACCACTTTGGAAGGAATGTAGGCATAGGGAAGGTTATTATCTTCACACAAAACTGGAAGGTGGCTGTAAACATCAATTGGCATTGTATCACCAGCCAATACAACTATCCTGCAACCAAAACAAAGCATCATAAGAATAGCCAACTATAAAAGAGGAAGAAGTGTGTTTTCTCAAAATGACATTTTATTCTTTCTGCTACTTAGctagatttttgtttaaataatagGTCAGTATGTCCACTCCATTACAGTACTAGCACGAGTTGTGTACTTTATAAAACTCATGCACATAGCTACAATATGCTTCATACATATTACCAGTGAAACAGATGGAAGATGATTTTGCTTATTTTGCAAGCAAGTAGTAGTTCTGGAACATCAGCCCCTCATATTTCACTTGGGAAGCCAA
Coding sequences within:
- the nhp2 gene encoding H/ACA ribonucleoprotein complex subunit 2-like protein, whose amino-acid sequence is MKSPKLKKEKLDDTVEPEPEKTYEELVANVNAIAQPLASRKLTKRLYKCVKKAAKVKQIRRGVKEVQKFINKGEKGIVVLAGDTMPIDVYSHLPVLCEDNNLPYAYIPSKVDLGAAAGTKRPTCAILIKLHEEYKDSYTECLDEVQSLNHPV